The Canis lupus familiaris isolate Mischka breed German Shepherd chromosome 27, alternate assembly UU_Cfam_GSD_1.0, whole genome shotgun sequence genome window below encodes:
- the LOC119866452 gene encoding translation initiation factor IF-2-like — protein MMVAAVRSPFSAGGAAMMQSPGPASPPRARSLPFLRGPLRRVDVSRPTRTHLFLHFAPSDNCPLYVPTRDGPGTRTAARGLGCRCKRCTFASAGTPFRSEGSLRTASAYARKDEDEMAKAALRGRGGRSLGAAGRWARPCPVDPRSLPSSSHSPSPTFAHFFPAPVPRARQRGCDGAGGGTPPGGSKVGRDPAGGGGARPLLRAAAVLPGRRRAGQPFEMRGAADHWSPGWGWERAAAREGPRTREGSPVRSAPRPATARELRRGDEGGQFVRNRPAPLRGPGRSRPARPAGAPGAGTARTDPAGAGAACGGRRGETRGAPGPGGASLPDPRSGPGGRVRGFGAVCGAGGALPRAAGWGLGLGPGPGPAAASPPRDARSQPRRPGPGRGRPGLEDALGELTPTCKGSTR, from the exons CGGTTCGGAGCCCATTTTCTGCAGGGGGAGCTGCAATGATGCAATCCCCCGGCCCCGCGTCCCCGCCGCGCGCCCGCTCCCTGCCTTTTCTTCGCGGCCCTTTGAGGCGCGTCGACGTTTCGCGCCCAACACGCAcccatttatttttgcattttgcgCCTTCCGATAACTGCCCCCTGTATGTCCCCACGCGAGACGGGCCTGGGACGCGGACGGCCGCACGGGGACTTGGGTGTCGGTGCAAACGCTGCACTTTCGCTTCTGCAGG GACACCTTTTCGGTCCGAGGGAAGCTTGCGGACAGCAAGTGCGTACGCTCGCAAGGATGAAGATGAAATGGCGAAGGCAGCGTTGCGCGGCCGCGGAGGAAGGTCGCTCGGCGCGGCGGGGCGGTGGGCGCGCCCCTGTCCTGTGGATCCGCGGTCCCTTCCGTCCTCCAGTCACAGCCCCAGCCCCACGTTTGCCCATTTCTTCCCTGCCCCGGTGCCCCGCGCTCGACAGCGGGGATgcgatggggcggggggggggactcCGCCGGGCGGCTCTAAGGTTGGAAGGGACCCCGCGGGCGGCGGTGGCGCTCGGCCCCTCCTGCGCGCCGCCGCGGTCCTCCCCGGCCGCCGGCGAGCCGGGCAGCCTTTCGAAATGCGCGGGGCTGCGGATCAttggagcccagggtgggggtgggagcggGCGGCTGCCCGGGAGGGCCCACGGACTCGGGAAGGTTCTCCCGTTCGCTCAGCTCCCCGGCCCGCCACCGCCCGAGAACTG AGGAGAGGTGATGAGGGGGGACAGTTTGTGAGAAACCGCCCCGCGCCGCTGCGCGGGCCCGGGCGCAGCCGCCCTGCACGGCCTGCGGGCGCCCCGGGCGCGGGAACTGCGCGCACCGACCCCGCCGGCGCGGGCGCTGCCTGTGGCGGGCGGAGAGGCGAGACTCGAGGGGCTCCCGGTCCCGGGGGCGCCAGCCTGCCCGACCCCCGCAGCGGCCCGGGCGGGCGGGTGCGGGGCTTCGGGGCAGTTTGCGGAGCCGGCGGCGCACTGCCCCGGGcagcggggtgggggctggggctggggccggggccggggccggcggccGCATCCCCGCCTAGGGACGCCCGCAGCCAGCCCCGCCGTCCGGGGCCGGGGAGAGGACGCCCGGGACTCGAGGACGCCCTTGGAGAGTTGACACCGACGTGTAAAGGATCGACCCGGTGA
- the CDKN1B gene encoding cyclin-dependent kinase inhibitor 1B yields MSNVRVSNGSPSLERMDARQAEYPKPSACRNLFGPVNHEELTRDLEKHCRDMEEASQRKWNFDFQNHKPLEGKYEWQEVEKGSLPEFYYRPPRPPKGACKVPAQESQDVSGTRQAGPLLGSQANSEDTHLVDQKTDAPDSQTGLAEQCTGIRKRPATDDSSPQNKRANRTEENVSDGSPNAGSVEQTPKKPGLRRRQT; encoded by the exons ATGTCAAACGTGCGAGTGTCTAACGGGAGCCCGAGCCTCGAGCGGATGGACGCCAGACAGGCCGAGTACCCCAAGCCCTCCGCCTGCAGGAACCTCTTCGGCCCGGTCAACCACGAAGAGTTGACCCGGGACTTGGAGAAGCACTGCAGAGACATGGAAGAGGCGAGCCAGCGCAAGTGGAATTTTGATTTCCAGAATCACAAGCCCCTGGAGGGCAAATACGAGTGGCAGGAGGTGGAGAAGGGCAGCTTGCCCGAGTTCTACTACAGACCCCCGCGGCCACCCAAAGGCGCCTGCAAGGTGCCGGCGCAGGAGAGCCAGGACGTCAGCGGGACCCGCCAGGCGGGGCCTTTACTGGGGTCTCAGGCCAACTCAGAGGACACACACTTGGTAGACCAAAAGACTGATGCGCCCGACAGCCAGACGGGGCTAGCGGAGCAGTGCACTGGGATCAGGAAGCGACCCGCGACCGACG ATTCCTCTCCTCAAAACAAAAGAGCCAACAGAACAGAAGAAAACGTCTCAGACGGTTCCCCGAACGCGGGTTCAGTGGAGCAGACGCCCAAGAAGCCGGGCCTCAGAAGACGTCAAACGTAA